A genomic region of Desulfovibrio aminophilus contains the following coding sequences:
- the nspC gene encoding carboxynorspermidine decarboxylase, protein MSGAPGFDPRAVPSPCFVVDAARLRANAAILERVRSDTGCRILLALKAFAMWSGFGHLRWALDGVCASSPNEARLGREEFGGEVHAFAAAYSPAGLTEIVRHADHVVFNSLGQLERLRPVVEAAPRRVGLALRVHPGRSEGHTPIYDPCAPGSRLGILREELGERLPEGVEGLHFHALCQHGADALERILAAFEERFARFLPGLSYVNFGGGHHITRPGYDLGLLTRLIRGFQERHGLRVYLEPGEAAALDAGFLVAEVLDVVERGTPQAILDTAVPCHMPDVLEMPYRPHILGSGQPGEKRFTYRLGGVSCLAGDVAGDYSFDRPLAVGDRLVFTDMAIYSMVKTNTFNGVDLPAILLLEPGEAKPRLVRSFGYPDFKERLS, encoded by the coding sequence GTGAGCGGCGCTCCGGGCTTCGACCCCCGGGCCGTGCCGAGCCCCTGCTTCGTGGTGGACGCCGCCCGGCTGCGGGCCAACGCGGCCATCCTGGAACGGGTGCGCTCGGACACGGGCTGCCGCATCCTGCTGGCCCTGAAGGCCTTCGCCATGTGGAGCGGCTTCGGTCACCTGCGCTGGGCCCTGGACGGAGTCTGCGCCAGCTCGCCCAACGAGGCCCGCCTGGGCCGCGAGGAGTTCGGCGGCGAGGTGCACGCCTTCGCCGCCGCTTACTCTCCCGCCGGCCTGACCGAGATCGTCCGCCACGCGGACCACGTGGTCTTCAACTCCCTGGGCCAGCTCGAACGGCTGCGCCCGGTGGTCGAGGCCGCGCCGCGCCGGGTCGGGTTGGCCCTGCGGGTGCATCCCGGCCGCTCCGAGGGCCACACCCCGATCTACGACCCCTGCGCCCCGGGCTCGCGCCTGGGCATCCTGCGCGAGGAACTGGGCGAGCGCCTGCCCGAAGGCGTCGAAGGCCTGCACTTCCATGCCCTCTGCCAGCACGGGGCCGACGCCCTGGAGCGCATCCTGGCGGCCTTCGAGGAGCGCTTCGCCCGCTTCCTGCCCGGCCTGTCCTACGTGAACTTCGGCGGCGGCCACCACATCACCCGGCCGGGTTACGACCTCGGCCTGCTGACCCGCCTCATCCGCGGCTTCCAGGAACGCCACGGGCTGCGGGTCTACCTGGAGCCGGGCGAGGCCGCGGCCCTGGACGCGGGCTTCCTGGTGGCCGAGGTGCTGGACGTGGTGGAGCGCGGAACGCCCCAGGCCATCCTGGACACGGCCGTGCCCTGCCACATGCCGGACGTCCTGGAGATGCCCTACCGGCCGCACATCCTGGGCTCGGGGCAACCTGGGGAAAAGCGCTTCACCTATCGCTTGGGCGGGGTCTCCTGCCTGGCCGGGGACGTGGCCGGGGACTACTCCTTCGACCGGCCCCTGGCCGTGGGCGACCGGCTCGTGTTCACGGACATGGCCATCTACTCCATGGTCAAGACGAACACCTTCAACGGCGTGGACCTGCCCGCCATCCTGCTCCTGGAGCCGGGCGAGGCCAAGCCGCGTCTCGTCAGGAGCTTCGGCTACCCGGATTTCAAGGAACGCCTTTCCTGA
- a CDS encoding saccharopine dehydrogenase family protein, protein MSKVLIIGAGGVGRVVAHKCAQAPEIFSDILLASRTKSKCDAIARELPRPIHTAGVDADDVPELVALIKDFQPKLVLNVALPYQDLHIMDACLETGVDYLDTANYEPPDVAKFEYKWQWAYQERFEKAGIMALLGSGFDPGVTNVFTAHARKHHFRRMDTLDIIDCNAGDHGQHFATNFNPEINIREVTARGRYYEHGDWVETDPLSFAWTYDFPEGIGKKKCLLMYHEELESLVRHFPEIKRARFWMTFSENYLKHLQVLENVGMTRIDPVDYRGQQIVPLQFLKAVLPDPGSLGPLTKGRTCIGCVIRGEAGDGQEKGYYIYQICDHEEAYKETNSQAISYTTGVPAMVGAAMMVQGIWRKPGVWNMEQFDPDPFLAELGKRGLPWVETWL, encoded by the coding sequence ATGTCGAAGGTGCTCATCATCGGAGCGGGCGGCGTGGGCCGCGTGGTGGCGCACAAGTGCGCCCAGGCCCCGGAGATCTTCTCCGACATCCTGCTGGCCTCGCGCACGAAATCCAAGTGCGACGCCATCGCCCGGGAGCTGCCCCGGCCCATCCACACCGCCGGGGTGGACGCCGACGACGTCCCCGAGCTGGTGGCGCTCATCAAGGACTTCCAGCCCAAGCTCGTGCTCAACGTGGCCCTGCCTTACCAGGATCTGCACATCATGGACGCCTGCCTGGAGACCGGGGTGGACTACCTGGACACCGCCAACTATGAGCCGCCGGACGTGGCCAAGTTCGAGTACAAGTGGCAGTGGGCCTACCAGGAGCGCTTCGAGAAGGCCGGGATCATGGCCCTGCTCGGCTCGGGCTTCGACCCGGGCGTGACCAACGTGTTCACGGCTCACGCCAGGAAGCACCACTTCCGGCGCATGGACACCCTGGACATCATCGACTGCAACGCGGGCGACCACGGCCAGCACTTCGCCACCAACTTCAACCCCGAGATCAACATCCGCGAGGTCACGGCCCGGGGCCGCTACTACGAGCACGGCGACTGGGTGGAGACCGATCCCCTGTCCTTCGCCTGGACCTACGACTTCCCCGAGGGCATCGGCAAGAAGAAGTGCCTGCTCATGTACCACGAGGAGCTGGAGTCCCTGGTCCGGCACTTCCCCGAAATCAAGCGGGCGCGCTTCTGGATGACCTTCTCGGAGAACTACCTCAAGCACCTCCAGGTCCTGGAGAACGTGGGCATGACCCGCATCGACCCCGTGGACTACCGGGGACAGCAGATCGTGCCCCTGCAGTTCCTCAAGGCCGTGCTCCCGGACCCCGGCTCCCTGGGCCCGCTGACCAAGGGCCGCACCTGCATCGGCTGCGTCATCCGGGGCGAGGCCGGCGACGGCCAGGAAAAGGGCTACTACATCTACCAGATCTGCGACCACGAGGAGGCTTACAAGGAGACCAACTCCCAGGCCATCTCCTACACCACGGGCGTCCCGGCCATGGTCGGCGCGGCCATGATGGTCCAGGGAATCTGGCGCAAGCCGGGCGTCTGGAACATGGAGCAGTTCGACCCCGATCCGTTCCTGGCCGAGCTGGGCAAGCGCGGCCTGCCCTGGGTCGAGACCTGGCTGTGA
- a CDS encoding lipid II flippase MurJ: MPVPSPVAETRRHFALAALAGCNLLAGFLWQAVIYARVGPGASTDALVAAAVAPQAFTGMVGVALTSVLIPLFAGEERSGQNADGRRCHLQVGLLGLAAALALCLAAPWWTGLLFPGFDPDTARLCAGLARIQAFCVPFQLATVILSALLYARDRYVLVEAAALAASVPGLALLYLLLPGRGVEAAAWLGAARAAVVWAALLPALGRADGAPRQGLTGLIWRRARPVLANTAYAKADVFVDRSLLSMSAGGHLSLYDLAQQMAGTGASLLGKVWGATAVAGLAARAKAGDAAGFLRLYRRRLALLLALSGLAYLLLLAVGQPLLGLLAGRGRLTGTDMHTLWTFLVLLGGVLVFGCAGVVTAGAFFALGDTRTPSLTAAAAFTLFMVGKVALFPVFGVAGVCVAASACSLACALAQHLLFRRRLRRGLAIGMGGAA, from the coding sequence ATGCCGGTTCCATCGCCCGTCGCGGAGACGCGACGCCACTTCGCCCTGGCCGCCCTGGCGGGCTGCAACCTCCTGGCCGGGTTCCTCTGGCAGGCGGTGATCTACGCCCGCGTGGGGCCCGGAGCGTCCACCGACGCCCTGGTGGCGGCCGCCGTGGCTCCCCAGGCCTTCACCGGCATGGTCGGGGTGGCCCTGACCAGCGTGCTCATCCCGCTCTTCGCGGGCGAGGAACGCTCCGGCCAGAACGCCGACGGCCGCCGCTGCCACCTCCAGGTCGGCCTGCTCGGCCTCGCGGCGGCCCTGGCGCTCTGCCTCGCGGCCCCCTGGTGGACCGGCCTGCTGTTTCCGGGCTTCGACCCCGACACGGCCCGGCTCTGCGCCGGACTGGCCCGCATCCAGGCCTTCTGCGTCCCATTCCAACTGGCCACCGTGATTCTCTCGGCCCTGCTCTATGCCCGCGACCGCTACGTCCTGGTGGAGGCGGCGGCCCTGGCCGCCAGCGTGCCGGGGCTGGCGCTTCTCTACCTGCTCCTGCCGGGTCGGGGCGTGGAGGCGGCGGCCTGGCTCGGCGCGGCGCGCGCGGCCGTGGTTTGGGCGGCGCTCCTGCCCGCCCTGGGCCGCGCCGACGGGGCTCCCCGCCAGGGACTGACCGGGCTGATCTGGCGGCGCGCGCGGCCGGTCCTGGCCAACACCGCCTACGCCAAGGCCGACGTGTTCGTGGACCGCTCCCTGCTGTCCATGAGCGCCGGGGGCCATCTTTCGCTCTACGACCTGGCCCAGCAGATGGCGGGCACGGGCGCGAGCCTCCTGGGCAAGGTCTGGGGGGCCACGGCCGTGGCCGGTCTGGCGGCCCGGGCCAAGGCGGGCGACGCGGCCGGATTCCTGCGCCTCTATCGGCGGCGGCTGGCGCTGCTGCTGGCCCTTTCCGGGCTGGCCTATCTCCTGCTCCTGGCTGTGGGCCAGCCCCTGCTCGGCCTGCTGGCCGGGCGCGGCCGCCTCACCGGCACGGACATGCACACGCTTTGGACCTTCCTGGTCCTGCTGGGAGGGGTGCTCGTCTTCGGCTGCGCCGGAGTGGTCACGGCCGGGGCCTTCTTCGCCTTGGGCGACACGCGCACCCCGAGCCTCACGGCGGCCGCCGCCTTCACCCTGTTCATGGTCGGCAAGGTCGCGCTGTTCCCCGTGTTCGGGGTGGCCGGGGTCTGCGTGGCGGCCAGCGCCTGTTCCCTGGCCTGCGCCCTGGCCCAGCATCTCCTCTTCCGGCGGCGTCTGCGCCGGGGGCTCGCCATCGGAATGGGGGGCGCGGCATGA
- the speA gene encoding biosynthetic arginine decarboxylase — protein MVKKDTLERWNAEKSAELYSIRNWSAGYFDVSREGHVVITPFLDNKKVRVSIPRIIKGLRERGLDMPVLLRVENILDSQISHLHEAFRTAMERLSYRNVFRGVFPIKVNQQEQVIEEITRHGGRHHHGLEAGSKAELIAALGMLRDPEACLVCNGYKDEEFIDLGLHARKMGFNIFFVLEMPSELELILERSRALGVEPMLGARMKLAAKAGGHWTDSGGDRSIFGLDTAQIVQVVDRLRSEGMLHCLRLLHYHLGSQIPNIRDIRAAVIEASRVYSGLVDEGAAMGYLDLGGGLAVDYDGSHTNFINSRNYTLDEYCADVVEAVMQTMDEKGVEHPVLITESGRALVAYYSVLLFNILDSARFEAQPLPKALPGDTPTLIENLYDAARTMSVRNVQESLNDAVYYRDEIRGLFRHGHVSLRQRALAETIFWHMVNKAAVLLKQLKQTPPELDDLDEAISDIYYANMSVFQSVPDSWAIGHVFPIMPVHRLDEMPSRRAILADITCDCDGKVDRFIDPHGVAKALPVHELADSEEYYLGVFLVGAYQETLGDLHNLLGDTNVVSIRIHEDGTFDFVREAEGDTVADVLSYVEFNPKRLLTRFRETAERGVREGRITARERREIMRAFEDGLRGYTYYER, from the coding sequence ATGGTCAAGAAGGACACCCTGGAGCGCTGGAACGCGGAAAAATCCGCCGAGCTCTACAGCATCCGCAACTGGAGCGCGGGTTATTTCGACGTCTCCCGCGAGGGCCACGTCGTCATCACCCCCTTCCTGGACAACAAGAAGGTCCGCGTCTCCATTCCCCGCATCATCAAGGGACTGCGTGAACGCGGCCTGGACATGCCCGTGCTCCTGCGCGTGGAGAACATCCTGGACTCCCAGATCTCCCACCTGCACGAGGCCTTCCGCACGGCCATGGAGCGGCTCTCCTACCGCAACGTGTTCCGGGGCGTGTTCCCAATCAAGGTGAACCAGCAGGAACAGGTCATCGAGGAGATCACCCGCCACGGCGGCCGCCACCACCACGGCCTGGAGGCGGGCTCCAAGGCCGAACTCATCGCGGCCCTGGGCATGCTCCGCGACCCCGAGGCCTGCCTGGTCTGCAACGGCTACAAGGACGAGGAGTTCATCGACCTGGGCCTGCACGCCCGCAAGATGGGCTTCAACATCTTCTTCGTCCTGGAGATGCCCTCGGAACTGGAGCTCATCCTGGAGCGCTCCCGGGCCCTGGGCGTGGAGCCCATGCTCGGCGCGCGCATGAAGCTGGCGGCCAAGGCCGGGGGCCACTGGACCGACTCCGGCGGCGACCGCTCCATCTTCGGCCTGGACACGGCCCAGATCGTCCAGGTGGTGGACCGCCTGCGTTCCGAGGGCATGCTCCACTGCCTGCGCCTGCTCCACTACCACCTGGGCTCCCAGATCCCGAACATCCGGGACATCCGCGCGGCGGTCATCGAGGCCAGCCGGGTCTATTCCGGCCTGGTGGACGAGGGCGCGGCCATGGGCTACCTGGACCTCGGCGGCGGCCTGGCCGTGGACTACGACGGCTCGCACACCAACTTCATCAACTCCCGCAACTACACCCTGGACGAATACTGCGCCGACGTGGTCGAGGCGGTCATGCAGACCATGGACGAGAAGGGCGTGGAGCACCCGGTGCTCATCACCGAGTCCGGCCGCGCCCTGGTGGCCTACTACTCGGTGCTGCTCTTCAACATCCTGGACTCCGCGCGCTTCGAGGCCCAGCCCCTGCCCAAGGCCCTGCCCGGGGACACCCCGACGCTCATCGAGAACCTCTACGACGCGGCCCGCACCATGAGCGTGCGCAACGTGCAGGAGAGCCTCAACGACGCGGTCTACTACCGCGACGAGATCCGGGGGCTCTTCCGCCACGGCCACGTGAGCCTGCGCCAGCGCGCCCTGGCCGAGACCATCTTCTGGCACATGGTCAACAAGGCCGCCGTGCTCCTCAAGCAGCTCAAGCAGACCCCGCCGGAGCTGGACGACCTGGACGAGGCCATCTCGGACATCTACTATGCCAACATGAGCGTGTTCCAGTCCGTGCCCGACTCCTGGGCCATCGGCCACGTCTTCCCGATCATGCCGGTGCACCGTCTGGACGAGATGCCCTCGCGCCGCGCCATCCTGGCCGACATCACCTGCGACTGCGACGGCAAGGTCGACCGCTTCATCGACCCCCACGGCGTGGCCAAGGCCCTGCCCGTGCACGAGCTGGCCGACAGCGAGGAATATTACCTCGGCGTGTTCCTCGTCGGAGCCTACCAGGAGACCCTGGGCGACCTGCACAACCTGCTCGGCGACACGAACGTGGTCTCCATCCGCATCCACGAGGACGGAACCTTCGACTTCGTGCGCGAGGCCGAGGGCGACACCGTGGCCGACGTGCTCTCCTACGTGGAGTTCAATCCCAAGCGCCTGCTCACGCGCTTCCGGGAGACCGCCGAGCGTGGGGTGCGCGAGGGCCGCATCACCGCCCGCGAACGCCGCGAGATCATGCGCGCCTTCGAGGACGGGCTGCGCGGCTACACCTATTACGAACGCTGA
- a CDS encoding putative sulfate exporter family transporter, translated as MKGKVGFTEDKMALLVGSLIFVLSGFNILGVDLLGWAVKSNTWLSLDKMLSASTGAYKSLPGIASLLITYVAITGILAWAVKLLRGDVGKFIKGFTIVFFVSYLCFAAGHYAYIAVTPDKLAKAGIPWSLGLTGEAGFILALLAGIFVGNFMPGLSEQLKEACRPEMFVKIAIVIMGAELGVKAADAMGLASSIIFRGLCAIVEAYLIYWTVVYYVSRKYFKFSREWAAPLASGISICGVSAAIATGGAIRARPVVPIMVSSLVVVFTCVEMLILPFVAAWFLHGEPMVAGGWMGLAVKSDGGAVASGAIADALIRAKALSVDGLKYQEGWVVMVTTTVKVFIDVFIGLWSFVLAWLWCAKIECKEGQRMSFGEVWQRFPRFVLGYILTFLLLLIVCTQSAEGMGMGKTMVGALGSLRRVFFVLTFFTIGVVSNFKKLMEEGIGKLTTVYVVCLFGFIIWVGLFISWLFFHGMLPPIATA; from the coding sequence ATGAAGGGAAAGGTCGGGTTCACCGAAGACAAGATGGCCCTGCTCGTCGGGTCGCTCATCTTCGTTCTTTCGGGTTTCAACATCCTGGGAGTGGACTTGCTGGGTTGGGCAGTCAAGTCCAACACCTGGCTCAGCCTGGACAAGATGCTCTCGGCGTCGACGGGGGCCTACAAGAGCCTGCCGGGCATCGCGTCGCTGCTCATCACCTACGTGGCCATCACGGGGATTCTCGCCTGGGCCGTCAAGCTGCTGCGGGGCGACGTGGGCAAGTTCATCAAGGGCTTCACCATCGTATTCTTCGTCAGCTACCTCTGTTTCGCGGCGGGCCATTACGCCTACATCGCCGTCACCCCGGACAAGCTGGCCAAGGCCGGCATCCCCTGGTCCCTGGGGCTCACCGGCGAGGCCGGGTTCATCCTGGCCCTGCTGGCGGGCATCTTCGTCGGCAACTTCATGCCCGGACTCTCCGAGCAGCTCAAGGAAGCCTGCCGTCCCGAGATGTTCGTCAAGATCGCCATCGTCATCATGGGCGCGGAGTTGGGCGTGAAGGCCGCCGACGCCATGGGCCTGGCCTCCTCGATCATCTTCCGGGGCCTGTGCGCCATCGTCGAGGCCTACCTGATCTACTGGACCGTGGTCTATTACGTCTCGCGCAAGTACTTCAAGTTCAGCCGTGAATGGGCCGCGCCCCTGGCCTCGGGCATCTCCATCTGCGGCGTGTCCGCGGCCATCGCCACCGGCGGCGCCATCCGCGCCCGGCCCGTGGTGCCGATCATGGTCTCCTCGCTGGTGGTCGTGTTCACCTGCGTGGAGATGCTCATCCTGCCCTTCGTGGCGGCCTGGTTCCTCCACGGCGAGCCCATGGTGGCCGGCGGCTGGATGGGCCTGGCGGTCAAGTCCGACGGCGGCGCGGTGGCCAGCGGCGCCATCGCCGACGCGCTCATCCGAGCCAAGGCCCTGAGCGTGGACGGCCTGAAGTACCAGGAAGGCTGGGTGGTCATGGTCACCACCACGGTGAAGGTCTTCATCGACGTGTTCATCGGTCTGTGGTCCTTCGTCCTGGCCTGGCTCTGGTGCGCCAAGATCGAGTGCAAGGAAGGCCAGCGCATGAGCTTCGGCGAAGTCTGGCAGCGCTTCCCCCGCTTCGTCCTCGGCTACATCCTGACCTTCCTCCTGCTGCTCATCGTCTGCACCCAGTCCGCCGAAGGCATGGGCATGGGCAAGACCATGGTGGGAGCCCTGGGCTCCCTGCGCCGGGTCTTCTTCGTGCTGACCTTCTTCACCATCGGCGTGGTCTCCAACTTCAAGAAGCTCATGGAGGAGGGCATCGGCAAGCTGACCACCGTGTACGTGGTCTGCCTGTTCGGGTTCATCATCTGGGTGGGCCTGTTCATCTCCTGGCTGTTCTTCCACGGCATGCTGCCCCCGATCGCCACGGCCTGA
- a CDS encoding STT3 domain-containing protein, whose protein sequence is MPELPRRFRDFQDSLGLPPSLRTDWAWLLLLSVLTYAFACSVRLADVPVWRHPALSVGGEFIAGTHDAYAWLAGALGVGDFTGYAFTRLTRFLLWLTGAKPGNLAFWGPAFLGALAAPVTLFWGWLLGGRTAGVAAGLLGAILPGFFVRTRLGYWDTDLFTLFGPLLAALLLACLVGLRTGRFGDPAGRSRPVSPLWALAAGTLARLAALPHSDIFSLDILAFALAVPLLLVFSRGGERRQGLRDLTVFGLAAFAGWRQGDPAWHYAVGLGLAALLAFAERLPWPSARRLAGSAWTWGVCLLLLGAGVHVLDPVWTFLGKAGVYLHPVAENARVADGGPLWPGITQSIREARTVPLDDLLSRLSGSLRASCLGLAGFAAVLVLRPEAVLLLPTLGLGLSSFWLGNRFGMFAGPAVMLGLGVGVDFLLRRILRGRRPEAFLALVGQGLLAAVLALPLGDMYRGLPATPVLDRVHAETLQNLRLAAPPDARIWTWWDFGYATQYYAQRMTPTDGGRHAGRDIFPLALALTTPDARQAAAMIRFAAAHGDDPASEWDRLPAAETEDAIRGLGRADSGPWTGPRQYLVVTWENLELAWWITFYGGWDVVHGEGRGLRAKRLAEDFRLDRDNGTLTPENASFPIALGGLDVLSSEGSERKDFGRENAPRLLLNPDREDAFLVDAALARSMLVRLLLDDPAAPDIAASFHLVLDSFPHVRVYEVR, encoded by the coding sequence ATGCCCGAACTCCCGCGCCGTTTCCGTGATTTTCAGGACTCCCTCGGCCTGCCCCCGTCCCTGAGGACGGACTGGGCCTGGCTGCTTTTGCTGAGCGTGCTCACCTACGCCTTCGCCTGCTCCGTGCGTCTGGCCGACGTGCCGGTCTGGCGGCATCCGGCCCTGTCCGTGGGCGGCGAGTTCATCGCGGGCACTCACGACGCCTACGCCTGGCTGGCCGGGGCGCTGGGCGTCGGCGACTTCACCGGCTACGCCTTCACCCGCCTGACCCGCTTCCTGCTCTGGCTCACGGGCGCCAAGCCGGGCAACCTGGCCTTCTGGGGCCCGGCCTTCCTGGGGGCCCTGGCTGCCCCGGTGACGCTCTTCTGGGGCTGGCTTCTGGGCGGCCGTACGGCGGGCGTGGCCGCCGGACTCCTGGGAGCCATCCTGCCGGGCTTCTTCGTGCGCACCCGCCTGGGCTACTGGGACACGGACCTGTTCACGCTCTTCGGCCCCCTGCTGGCGGCCCTGCTGCTGGCCTGCCTCGTGGGCCTGCGCACGGGCCGCTTCGGCGACCCCGCCGGGCGTTCCCGGCCCGTGTCGCCGCTTTGGGCCCTGGCCGCCGGAACCCTGGCGCGGTTGGCCGCCCTGCCGCACTCCGACATCTTCAGCCTGGACATCCTGGCCTTCGCCCTGGCTGTTCCGCTCCTGCTCGTCTTCTCCCGGGGCGGGGAACGCCGCCAGGGCCTGCGCGACCTGACCGTGTTCGGCCTGGCCGCCTTCGCGGGCTGGCGTCAGGGCGATCCCGCCTGGCATTACGCCGTGGGCCTGGGACTGGCCGCGCTCCTGGCCTTCGCGGAACGCCTGCCCTGGCCTTCGGCGCGGCGTCTGGCCGGGAGCGCCTGGACCTGGGGCGTCTGCCTCCTGCTCCTGGGAGCGGGCGTCCACGTCCTGGACCCGGTCTGGACTTTCCTGGGCAAGGCCGGGGTCTATCTGCACCCCGTGGCCGAGAACGCCCGCGTCGCCGACGGCGGGCCGCTCTGGCCCGGCATCACCCAGAGCATCCGCGAGGCCAGGACCGTGCCCCTGGATGATCTGCTCTCCCGCCTGAGCGGGTCGCTCCGGGCCTCCTGCCTGGGCCTGGCCGGGTTCGCGGCGGTGCTCGTGCTGCGGCCCGAGGCGGTTCTCCTGCTGCCCACCCTGGGGCTGGGCCTGTCGAGCTTCTGGCTCGGCAACCGCTTCGGCATGTTCGCCGGACCGGCCGTGATGCTCGGCCTGGGCGTGGGCGTGGACTTCCTGCTGCGCCGGATCCTGCGCGGACGGCGGCCCGAGGCCTTCCTGGCCCTGGTGGGACAGGGGCTTCTGGCGGCGGTCCTGGCCCTGCCCCTGGGCGACATGTACCGGGGCCTGCCCGCCACGCCGGTGCTGGATCGGGTGCATGCCGAGACCCTCCAGAACCTCCGGCTCGCGGCTCCGCCGGACGCCCGGATCTGGACCTGGTGGGACTTCGGCTACGCCACGCAGTATTACGCCCAGCGGATGACCCCCACGGACGGCGGCCGCCACGCGGGCCGGGACATCTTCCCCCTGGCCCTGGCCCTGACCACGCCCGACGCCCGGCAGGCCGCGGCCATGATTCGTTTCGCGGCCGCGCACGGCGACGACCCGGCCTCGGAGTGGGACCGCCTGCCCGCCGCCGAGACCGAGGACGCCATCCGGGGCCTGGGCCGCGCCGACTCCGGCCCGTGGACCGGACCGCGCCAGTATCTCGTCGTCACCTGGGAGAACCTCGAACTGGCCTGGTGGATCACCTTCTACGGCGGCTGGGACGTGGTCCACGGCGAGGGCCGGGGGCTGCGGGCCAAGCGGCTGGCCGAGGACTTCCGCCTGGACCGCGACAACGGCACCCTGACCCCGGAGAACGCCTCCTTCCCCATCGCCCTGGGCGGTCTGGACGTGCTCTCGTCCGAGGGCTCGGAGCGCAAGGACTTCGGCCGGGAGAACGCCCCCCGCCTGCTCCTCAACCCGGACCGCGAGGACGCCTTCCTGGTGGACGCCGCCCTGGCCCGGAGCATGCTCGTGCGCCTGCTCCTGGACGACCCGGCGGCCCCGGACATCGCCGCCTCGTTCCATCTTGTCCTGGACTCCTTCCCGCACGTGCGGGTCTACGAGGTCCGCTGA
- a CDS encoding glycosyltransferase family 4 protein: MRICCVIHSLARSGGAEKIMAWLAEGLAGRGHEVTLLTLAAPGEEAWLQPKPSVRVLSLGLASASPNVLAATLATIRRVRVLRAAILAQAPDAVLSFMDRVNVLTLLAVAGRLPVVAAERTDPGVHRPGRVWSALRRLTFSRARAVAVQTPAARDGFPAAVRGRCRVIANPVFPPAPGGAAWTPGGPLIAGLGRLEREKGFDVLLRAFALSAPERPDWRLAVYGDGSERANLERLRDDLGLSERVFFPGFTDAPQTVLREADVFVLPSRYEGFPNALAEALAQGVASLATATAGSAAIVRHGRDGLLVPPGDERALARELARLMDDGALRARLAGNGPGVLERFTPEDVLDQWEQLLSAARGQG; this comes from the coding sequence ATGAGGATCTGCTGCGTCATTCATTCCCTGGCCCGGAGCGGAGGGGCCGAGAAGATCATGGCCTGGCTGGCCGAGGGGCTGGCCGGACGGGGGCACGAAGTCACGCTCCTGACCCTGGCCGCGCCCGGGGAGGAGGCTTGGCTCCAGCCCAAGCCGTCGGTGCGTGTCCTGTCCCTGGGCCTCGCCTCGGCGTCTCCCAACGTTCTGGCCGCGACCCTCGCCACCATCCGCCGGGTCCGGGTCCTGCGCGCGGCCATTCTGGCCCAGGCCCCGGACGCGGTCCTGTCCTTCATGGACCGGGTCAATGTCCTGACCCTGCTGGCCGTGGCGGGCCGCCTGCCCGTGGTCGCGGCCGAGCGGACCGATCCCGGCGTCCATCGCCCCGGCCGGGTCTGGTCCGCGCTGCGCCGCCTGACCTTTTCCCGGGCCCGGGCCGTGGCGGTGCAGACCCCGGCGGCGCGGGACGGGTTCCCGGCCGCCGTGCGCGGCCGCTGCCGGGTCATCGCCAATCCCGTCTTCCCCCCCGCGCCCGGAGGGGCGGCCTGGACGCCCGGCGGGCCGCTCATCGCGGGCCTCGGCAGGCTGGAGCGGGAGAAGGGCTTCGACGTGCTGCTGCGGGCCTTCGCCCTGTCGGCCCCGGAGCGTCCGGACTGGCGGCTGGCGGTGTACGGTGATGGTTCCGAGCGGGCGAATCTGGAGCGGCTGCGCGACGACCTGGGCCTGTCGGAGCGGGTCTTTTTCCCCGGCTTCACGGACGCGCCCCAGACCGTGCTGCGGGAGGCGGACGTCTTTGTCCTGCCCTCGCGCTACGAGGGCTTTCCCAACGCCCTGGCCGAGGCCCTGGCCCAGGGCGTGGCCTCCTTGGCCACGGCAACCGCCGGGAGCGCGGCGATCGTCCGCCACGGCCGGGACGGCCTGCTGGTTCCGCCCGGAGACGAACGGGCCCTGGCCCGGGAGCTGGCCCGGCTCATGGATGACGGCGCGTTGCGGGCGCGGTTGGCCGGAAACGGGCCCGGGGTCCTGGAGCGCTTCACCCCGGAGGACGTGCTCGATCAATGGGAACAACTCCTGTCCGCCGCGCGCGGGCAGGGATGA